Proteins encoded by one window of Rhinolophus ferrumequinum isolate MPI-CBG mRhiFer1 chromosome 13, mRhiFer1_v1.p, whole genome shotgun sequence:
- the LOXL3 gene encoding lysyl oxidase homolog 3 isoform X5, producing the protein MAGGKCVTKAGAPTTATWSVGCWASPAKRGSTRLSTDQSPSVKSNPNPEWAGGQSRAKQDFGRVPDLFEHQNPLILSFQRLLAQRQQHSFGLHGVACVGTEAHLSLCFLEFYRANDTTRCPGGGPAVVSCVPGPLYAASSGQKKQQQSKPQGEARMRLKGGAHPGEGRVEVLKAGTWGTVCDRKWDLHAASVVCRELGFGTAREALRGARMGQGMGAIHLSEVRCSGQEPSLWKCPHKNITAEDCSHVQDAAVRCNLPYTGLETKIRLSGGRSRYEGRVEVQIGGPGSLRWGLICGDDWGTLEAMVACRQLGLGYANHGLQETWYWDSGNITEIVMSGVRCTGAELSLDQCAHHGTHIACKRTETRFTAGVICSETASDLLLHSALVQETAYIEDRPLHMLYCAAEENCLARSAHLANWPYGHRRLLRFSSQIHNLGRADFRPKAGRHSWVWHECHGHYHSMDIFTHYDILTPNGTKVAEGHKASFCLEDTECQEDVSKRYECANFGEQGITVGCWDLYRHDIDCQWIDITDVKPGNYILQVVINPNFEVAESDYTNNAMKCNCKYDGHRIWVHNCHLDDAFSEEANKRFERYPGQTSNQIV; encoded by the exons aCCAATCACCAAGCGTAAAGTCAAACCCAAACCCCGAGTGGGCAGGGGGCCAATCAAGAG cCAAACAGGACTTTGGGAGAGTACCTGATCTCTTTGAGCATCAGAATCCACTTATCCTGAGCTTCCAAAG GCTGCTGGCCCAGCGGCAGCAACACTCCTTTGGTCTGCATGGGGTGGCGTGCGTGGGCACGGAGGCCCacctctccctctgcttcttgGAGTTCTATCGTGCCAATGACACTACCAGGTGCCCTGGGGGGGGCCCTGCGGTGGTGAGCTGTGTGCCAGGGCCTCTCTACGCAGCGTCCAGTGGCCAGAAGAAGCAACAACAGTCGAAGCCTCAGGGGGAG GCCCGGATGCGTCTAAAGGGTGGGGCCCACCCTGGAGAAGGCCGGGTAGAAGTCCTGAAGGCTGGCACATGGGGCACAGTCTGTGACCGCAAGTGGGACCTACACGCAGCCAGCGTGGTGTGTCGGGAACTGGGCTTCGGGACGGCTCGAGAGGCTCTGCGTGGCGCCCGCATGGGGCAGG GCATGGGTGCCATCCATTTGAGTGAAGTTCGGTGCTCCGGACAGGAACCCTCCCTCTGGAAGTGCCCCCACAAGAACATCACAGCTGAGGACTGTTCCCACGTCCAGGATGCCGCGGTGCGATGCAACCTACCCTACACTGGATTAGAGACCAAG ATCCGACTCAGTGGGGGCCGCAGCCGATATGAGGGGCGAGTCGAGGTGCAAATAGGGGGACCTGGATCCCTTCGCTGGGGTCTCATCTGTGGGGATGACTGGGGGACATTGGAGGCCATGGTGGCCTGCAGGCAACTTGGACTAGGCTATGCCAACCATGGCTTACAG GAGACCTGGTACTGGGACTCGGGGAACATAACAGAGATAGTGATGAGTGGAGTACGCTGCACAGGGGCCGAGTTGTCCCTGGACCAATGTGCTCATCACGGCACCCACATCGCCTGCAAGAGAACAGAAACCCGCTTCACGGCTGGAGTCATCTGTTCTGAGA CCGCATCCGACTTGCTGCTGCACTCAGCACTGGTGCAGGAGACCGCCTACATCGAGGACCGGCCCCTGCACATGCTCTACTGTGCTGCGGAAGAGAACTGCCTGGCCCGCTCGGCCCACTTGGCCAACTGGCCTTACGGCCACCGGCGTCTACTCCGATTCTCCTCGCAGATTCACAACTTGGGCCGAGCTGACTTCAGGCCCAAGGCTGGGCGCCACTCCTGGGTGTGGCATGAGTGTCATGG GCATTACCACAGTATGGACATCTTCACTCACTATGATATCCTGACCCCCAACGGCACCAAGGTGGCTGAGGGCCACAAAGCTAGTTTCTGTCTGGAAGACACCGAGTGCCAGGAGG ATGTCTCCAAGAGGTACGAGTGTGCCAACTTTGGCGAGCAGGGCATCACCGTGGGTTGCTGGGATCTCTACCGGCATGACATTGACTGTCAGTGGATTGACATCACAGATGTGAAGCCAGGAAACTACATTCTGCAG GTGGTCATCAACCCCAATTTTGAAGTGGCAGAGAGTGACTACACCAACAACGCGATGAAATGTAACTGCAAATACGACGGCCACCGCATCTGGGTGCACAACTGCCACCTTG ATGATGCCTTCAGTGAAGAGGCCAACAAGAGGTTTGAGCGCTACCCTGGCCAGACCAGCAACCAGATCGTCTAA
- the LOXL3 gene encoding lysyl oxidase homolog 3 isoform X6 — protein sequence MRLKGGAHPGEGRVEVLKAGTWGTVCDRKWDLHAASVVCRELGFGTAREALRGARMGQGMGAIHLSEVRCSGQEPSLWKCPHKNITAEDCSHVQDAAVRCNLPYTGLETKIRLSGGRSRYEGRVEVQIGGPGSLRWGLICGDDWGTLEAMVACRQLGLGYANHGLQETWYWDSGNITEIVMSGVRCTGAELSLDQCAHHGTHIACKRTETRFTAGVICSETASDLLLHSALVQETAYIEDRPLHMLYCAAEENCLARSAHLANWPYGHRRLLRFSSQIHNLGRADFRPKAGRHSWVWHECHGHYHSMDIFTHYDILTPNGTKVAEGHKASFCLEDTECQEDVSKRYECANFGEQGITVGCWDLYRHDIDCQWIDITDVKPGNYILQVVINPNFEVAESDYTNNAMKCNCKYDGHRIWVHNCHLDDAFSEEANKRFERYPGQTSNQIV from the exons ATGCGTCTAAAGGGTGGGGCCCACCCTGGAGAAGGCCGGGTAGAAGTCCTGAAGGCTGGCACATGGGGCACAGTCTGTGACCGCAAGTGGGACCTACACGCAGCCAGCGTGGTGTGTCGGGAACTGGGCTTCGGGACGGCTCGAGAGGCTCTGCGTGGCGCCCGCATGGGGCAGG GCATGGGTGCCATCCATTTGAGTGAAGTTCGGTGCTCCGGACAGGAACCCTCCCTCTGGAAGTGCCCCCACAAGAACATCACAGCTGAGGACTGTTCCCACGTCCAGGATGCCGCGGTGCGATGCAACCTACCCTACACTGGATTAGAGACCAAG ATCCGACTCAGTGGGGGCCGCAGCCGATATGAGGGGCGAGTCGAGGTGCAAATAGGGGGACCTGGATCCCTTCGCTGGGGTCTCATCTGTGGGGATGACTGGGGGACATTGGAGGCCATGGTGGCCTGCAGGCAACTTGGACTAGGCTATGCCAACCATGGCTTACAG GAGACCTGGTACTGGGACTCGGGGAACATAACAGAGATAGTGATGAGTGGAGTACGCTGCACAGGGGCCGAGTTGTCCCTGGACCAATGTGCTCATCACGGCACCCACATCGCCTGCAAGAGAACAGAAACCCGCTTCACGGCTGGAGTCATCTGTTCTGAGA CCGCATCCGACTTGCTGCTGCACTCAGCACTGGTGCAGGAGACCGCCTACATCGAGGACCGGCCCCTGCACATGCTCTACTGTGCTGCGGAAGAGAACTGCCTGGCCCGCTCGGCCCACTTGGCCAACTGGCCTTACGGCCACCGGCGTCTACTCCGATTCTCCTCGCAGATTCACAACTTGGGCCGAGCTGACTTCAGGCCCAAGGCTGGGCGCCACTCCTGGGTGTGGCATGAGTGTCATGG GCATTACCACAGTATGGACATCTTCACTCACTATGATATCCTGACCCCCAACGGCACCAAGGTGGCTGAGGGCCACAAAGCTAGTTTCTGTCTGGAAGACACCGAGTGCCAGGAGG ATGTCTCCAAGAGGTACGAGTGTGCCAACTTTGGCGAGCAGGGCATCACCGTGGGTTGCTGGGATCTCTACCGGCATGACATTGACTGTCAGTGGATTGACATCACAGATGTGAAGCCAGGAAACTACATTCTGCAG GTGGTCATCAACCCCAATTTTGAAGTGGCAGAGAGTGACTACACCAACAACGCGATGAAATGTAACTGCAAATACGACGGCCACCGCATCTGGGTGCACAACTGCCACCTTG ATGATGCCTTCAGTGAAGAGGCCAACAAGAGGTTTGAGCGCTACCCTGGCCAGACCAGCAACCAGATCGTCTAA
- the HTRA2 gene encoding serine protease HTRA2, mitochondrial isoform X1 produces the protein MAALRAGRGAGWRLWGWRALGGVRWGKGPLLTPDLRALLMSGTPDPRALMTYGTSRLRVRLSVGVPGPRTCLTSGISDSRARLTAGTPSPQTRENSGNPGARPRVWLAVALGAGGAVLLLLWGGGRGSPAVLASVLGSPPTSPRSQYNFIADVVEKTAPAVVYIEILGRHPFSGREVPISNGSGFVVAADGLIVTNAHVVADRRRVRVRLPSGDTYEAMVTAVDPVADIATLRIQTKEPLPTLPLGRSADVRQGEFVVAMGSPFALQNTITSGIVSSAQRPARDLGLPQTNVEYIQTDAAIDFGNSGGPLVNLVSGSSFPRIPAQDGEVIGVNTMKVTAGISFAIPSDRLREFLHRGEKKNSWFGISGSQRRYIGVMMLTLTPSILAELQLREPSFPDVQHGVLIHKVILDSPAHRAGLRPGDVILAIGEQLVQNAEDIYEAVRTQSQLAVRIRRGPETLTLYVTPEVTE, from the exons ATGGCTGCACTGAGGGCGGGGCGGGGTGCAGGCTGGAGACTCTGGGGATGGCGGGCTTTGGGGGGGGTTCGCTGGGGGAAGGGACCCCTGTTGACCCCTGACCTCCGGGCCCTACTGATGTCAGGAACTCCTGATCCTCGGGCCCTAATGACTTATGGGACTTCCAGGCTCCGGGTCCGGTTGTCTGTAGGGGTCCCTGGACCACGGACATGCCTGACGTCCGGGATTTCGGATTCCCGAGCACGGCTGACTGCGGGGACCCCAAGTCCCCAGACCCGGGAGAACTCAGGGAACCCTGGAGCCCGTCCGCGCGTGTGGCTAGCGGTGGCACTGGGCGCTGGAGGAGCAGTGCTGCTGTTGTTGTGGGGCGGGGGTCGGGGTTCCCCGGCTGTCCTTGCCTCTGTCCTTGGCTCGCCACCCACCTCTCCCCGGAGCCAGTACAACTTCATCGCAGACGTGGTGGAGAAGACGGCACCTGCCGTGGTTTATATCGAGATCTTGGGCCG GCACCCTTTCTCAGGCCGCGAAGTGCCTATCTCGAATGGCTCAGGATTCGTGGTGGCTGCTGACGGGCTCATCGTTACCAACGCCCATGTAGTAGCTGATCGGCGCCGAGTCCGTGTGAGGCTGCCTAGCGGCGACACGTATGAGGCCATGGTCACAGCTGTGGATCCCGTGGCAGACATCGCCACGCTGAGGATTCAGACCAAG GAACCTCTCCCCACACTGCCCCTGGGACGCTCAGCGGATGTCCGGCAAGGGGAGTTTGTTGTTGCCATGGGAAGTCCGTTTGCACTGCAGAACACGATCACATCTGGCATTGTCAGCTCTGCTCAGCGTCCAGCCAGAGACCTAGGCCTCCCCCAAACCAATGTGGAATACATCCAGACTGATGCAGCTATTGAT tttGGAAATTCTGGAGGTCCCCTGGTTAACTTGGTGAGTGGGTCATCCTTTCCAAGAATCCCTGCCCAG GATGGGGAGGTGATCGGGGTGAATACCATGAAGGTCACAGCTGGAATCTCCTTTGCCATCCCTTCTGATCGCCTTCGAGAGTTTCTGCATCGTGGGGAAAAGAAGA ATTCCTGGTTTGGAATCAGTGGGTCCCAGCGCCGATACATTGGGGTGATGATGTTGACCTTGACTCCCAG CATCCTTGCTGAACTACAGCTTCGAGAACCAAGCTTTCCTGATGTTCAGCACGGCGTGCTCATCCATAAAGTTATCCTGGACTCCCCTGCACACCG GGCTGGTCTGCGGCCGGGCGATGTGATCTTGGCCATTGGGGAGCAGTTGGTACAAAATGCTGAAGATATTTATGAAGCTGTTCGAACCCAATCCCAGCTGGCAGTGCGGATCCGGCGGGGACCGGAAACATTGACCTTATATGTGACCCCTGAAGTCACAGAATGA
- the HTRA2 gene encoding serine protease HTRA2, mitochondrial isoform X2 — MAALRAGRGAGWRLWGWRALGGVRWGKGPLLTPDLRALLMSGTPDPRALMTYGTSRLRVRLSVGVPGPRTCLTSGISDSRARLTAGTPSPQTRENSGNPGARPRVWLAVALGAGGAVLLLLWGGGRGSPAVLASVLGSPPTSPRSQYNFIADVVEKTAPAVVYIEILGRHPFSGREVPISNGSGFVVAADGLIVTNAHVVADRRRVRVRLPSGDTYEAMVTAVDPVADIATLRIQTKEPLPTLPLGRSADVRQGEFVVAMGSPFALQNTITSGIVSSAQRPARDLGLPQTNVEYIQTDAAIDFGNSGGPLVNLDGEVIGVNTMKVTAGISFAIPSDRLREFLHRGEKKNSWFGISGSQRRYIGVMMLTLTPSILAELQLREPSFPDVQHGVLIHKVILDSPAHRAGLRPGDVILAIGEQLVQNAEDIYEAVRTQSQLAVRIRRGPETLTLYVTPEVTE; from the exons ATGGCTGCACTGAGGGCGGGGCGGGGTGCAGGCTGGAGACTCTGGGGATGGCGGGCTTTGGGGGGGGTTCGCTGGGGGAAGGGACCCCTGTTGACCCCTGACCTCCGGGCCCTACTGATGTCAGGAACTCCTGATCCTCGGGCCCTAATGACTTATGGGACTTCCAGGCTCCGGGTCCGGTTGTCTGTAGGGGTCCCTGGACCACGGACATGCCTGACGTCCGGGATTTCGGATTCCCGAGCACGGCTGACTGCGGGGACCCCAAGTCCCCAGACCCGGGAGAACTCAGGGAACCCTGGAGCCCGTCCGCGCGTGTGGCTAGCGGTGGCACTGGGCGCTGGAGGAGCAGTGCTGCTGTTGTTGTGGGGCGGGGGTCGGGGTTCCCCGGCTGTCCTTGCCTCTGTCCTTGGCTCGCCACCCACCTCTCCCCGGAGCCAGTACAACTTCATCGCAGACGTGGTGGAGAAGACGGCACCTGCCGTGGTTTATATCGAGATCTTGGGCCG GCACCCTTTCTCAGGCCGCGAAGTGCCTATCTCGAATGGCTCAGGATTCGTGGTGGCTGCTGACGGGCTCATCGTTACCAACGCCCATGTAGTAGCTGATCGGCGCCGAGTCCGTGTGAGGCTGCCTAGCGGCGACACGTATGAGGCCATGGTCACAGCTGTGGATCCCGTGGCAGACATCGCCACGCTGAGGATTCAGACCAAG GAACCTCTCCCCACACTGCCCCTGGGACGCTCAGCGGATGTCCGGCAAGGGGAGTTTGTTGTTGCCATGGGAAGTCCGTTTGCACTGCAGAACACGATCACATCTGGCATTGTCAGCTCTGCTCAGCGTCCAGCCAGAGACCTAGGCCTCCCCCAAACCAATGTGGAATACATCCAGACTGATGCAGCTATTGAT tttGGAAATTCTGGAGGTCCCCTGGTTAACTTG GATGGGGAGGTGATCGGGGTGAATACCATGAAGGTCACAGCTGGAATCTCCTTTGCCATCCCTTCTGATCGCCTTCGAGAGTTTCTGCATCGTGGGGAAAAGAAGA ATTCCTGGTTTGGAATCAGTGGGTCCCAGCGCCGATACATTGGGGTGATGATGTTGACCTTGACTCCCAG CATCCTTGCTGAACTACAGCTTCGAGAACCAAGCTTTCCTGATGTTCAGCACGGCGTGCTCATCCATAAAGTTATCCTGGACTCCCCTGCACACCG GGCTGGTCTGCGGCCGGGCGATGTGATCTTGGCCATTGGGGAGCAGTTGGTACAAAATGCTGAAGATATTTATGAAGCTGTTCGAACCCAATCCCAGCTGGCAGTGCGGATCCGGCGGGGACCGGAAACATTGACCTTATATGTGACCCCTGAAGTCACAGAATGA